CGGATGAAACTCGACGGGCAAAGCACTCTGGTCCTGGGTGGCGGGATCGCGGGCCTGGCCGCCGCCCTGTGCCTGCGGCGTTTCGGGGCCGATGTGACGGTGCTGGAACAGGCGCCCGAGATTTCCGAGGTCGGTGCCGGGTTGCAGATCAGCCCCAACGGTGTCGCGGTGCTGCGCGCGCTCGGCCTCGAAGCCGCGCTGGCACGGGATGCGGTGCGCGCGCGCGCGGTGGTGTTGCGGGACTATGCCCGCACGGGCGAGGTGCTGCGGCTCGATCTGGCCCGTCTGGCATCCGGCCAGGGCTATTACTTCGTGCATCGCGCCGACCTCATCGACCTGCTGGCGGGGGCGGCCCGCGAGGCTGGGGTCGAGATCCGGCTGCTGCAGCAGGTCCAGCGCGTGGAGGCAGGGCCGGACCCGGTCGTGCACCTGCCCGGCGGCGTGACGATGACGGCGGATCTCGTGGTGGGCGCGGATGGAGTGCATTCCTGCGCGCGCGGGGCGCTCGGCAACGCAACCGATCTGTTCTTTACCGGCCAGGCGGCTTGGCGCGCGGTGGTGGCGGCCGCTCCGGGCCAGCCGGCCGAGGCCACCGTGCATATGGGGCCGGGGCGCCACCTGGTAAGTTATCCGCTCCGCGGCGGAACGCTGGTCAATATCGTCGCGGTCGAAGAACGCGCCTCCTGGGTCGCCGAGGGCTGGCATCACCGCGACGACCCGGAAAACCTGCGGGCCGCCTTTGCCGATTTCTCCGGGCCGGCGGCCGAGTTGCTGGGCCGCGTCGACGATGTCGGTCACTGGGGGCTGTTCCGGCACCCGGTTGCCGAGCTTTGGCACGAGGGGCGGCTGGCGATCCTGGGCGATGCGGCGCATCCGACGCTGCCGTTCATGGCGCAGGGGGCGAACATGGCGCTCGAGGATGCCTGGGTGCTGGCTGACAGTCTGTCACGGGCCGGAACGATGGAGCTGGGGCTGGCCGCCTACCAGGCCCGCCGCCGCGACCGGGTGGTCCGGGTGGTTGCCGCCGCCAGCGGAAACGCCTGGAAATACCACCTGCGGTCTGCGCCCGTGCGGGGCGCGGCGCATCTGGCGCTGAAACTGGGCGGGGCCCTCGCGCCGGGACGGATGGTGCATCAGTTCAACTGGATCTACGGCCACGACGTGACCGCCTGACCGCGGTTCAGATATCCAGGTCGATCCAGACCGGAACGTGATCCGAAGGCTTTTCATAGCCCCGGATTTCGGCGTCGATCCGGCAATCGCGGAGCAGGTCCGCCGCCTGCGGGGTCAGCAGGAGATGATCGATGCGGATCCCGTCATTGCGGTTCCATGCGCCGGCCTGGTAATCCCAGAACGAATAATGTCCGGGCGCCGGCTGGCAGGCGCGGAACGCATCGGTAAAGCCGAGATTGACGATCCGCCAATATGCCGCCCGGCTCTGCGGCAGAAACAGCGCGTCCTTGTGCCAGGCCTCGGGGCGCGCGGCATCCTCGGGTTGCGGGATGATGTTGTAGTCGCCGGCCATCAGCGCCGGTTCCTCGCTGGCCAGAAGATCGCGGGCGCGGTGGCGCAGCCGTTCCATCCAGGCCAGCTTGTAATCGTATTTCGGCCCCGGCGCCGGGTTGCCGTTGGGCAGGTAGAGCCCGCAGACCCGCAGCGCACGCGTGCCGACCACGGTCGCCTCGATCCAGCGGGCCTGTTCGTCGCTGTCGTCGCCGGGCAGGCCGCGGCGCACATCCTCAAGCGGCAGTTTCGACAGGATCGCGACGCCGTTGAAGCCCTTCTGGCCGTGCGTCTCCACGTTGTATCCGCGATCCTCGAAGATATCGCGCGGGAACGCCTCGTCGACCGACTTGATTTCCTGCAGCAGGACCACGTCGGGCTGCGCGTCATCGAGCCAGGCGGGCAGCGCCTGCGCACGGGCCTTGATGCCGTTGATGTTGAATGTTGCAATCTTCATCTGCGTCTCCGGCCGCCCGTTTCGCCCGCCACGGCACGGCCACGACAGGCGCGTTGCGTGGCGATGTGCTATCATTGCGGCGATATCATGCGTGCAGCCAGCGCGAAAGACACGCAATGGACCAACGGATGCCTCATCACGCCGACAACCGGAACGGCGGGTCGCCGCCTGCCGGGCCCGGTCACCGGGTGCGGTCAGCCTGCCGCGCCATGCTGCGGGTGCTGGCGGTGCCGGTGCTGCTGGCAACGCCGGCCGGTGCCGAGTTCTATTCGGCGGCAGACATGGCACGGGTGGCCGATCGCGCGATCCCCAGTCTCCGAGCCGCGTTGCAGGACGGCATCATCGCCCATATGCCGCGCGATCAGCGCCCGCTGGCCGATGGGATCAGCCTGGCGTTTCCCGAACGCGGCCCGCATCCGATGGCGTTCTTTTCCGACCCGGCCACGGGAACGATCTACATGCCGCTGGAATCGATCCGTTTCTTTGATGACATCGCCACCCTGACCGCCTGGTTCCACGGTCGAGGTTGCAGCCAGGACCATGTGCATTCCTATCTCTGGTCGCTGCTGCGCAAGGGCAGGGCGATGCCGTCGCCGCTGCGGGCCTTTGCGCTCGACCGCGATGCGCTGCTGGCCGATCCCTATACCAACAGCCTGTCCGACCGGTTCTATTCCTCCGGCCTGCTGTTCATCCTGGCGCATGAAACCGGCCATCTGGTGCTGCGGCATCGCGCGGGCCTGACCGCGGCGGCATCCCAGGCGCAGGAGATCGCGGCCGACGATTTCGCCACCCGGCATTTCACCTCGGTGGGCACGATGCCGATGGGCGTGCTGATCTACTATCTTGCGGCCTGGTGGCGCGATCCCGAAGGCCGCGCTGCCGCAACGGGCACGCACCCGGTATCGGCCGCCCGCATCCGTGCGCTCGCCCGGCACATGCTGGACGACCCGGCGGCGTTTTCCCATGCCGAGGCGGATGCCGGGCCGGTGGCGCAGCAGCGTGTGCGTGATGTTGCCGGGCTGTTGAACGGGATCGCGGACAGCATCGCCGAGGACGGGATGTTGTCGCTGATGCCCCGGTCGCTCGACCGCGACTATCCAGCCAGCCGCTTCCCCAGCGCCTGTCCGGCGGATTAGCCGCTGCCGGATGCGCTACATCGAAAAGGACGTGCCGCAGCCGCAAGAGGACGTGGCGTTGGGGTTCTCGATCACGAACCGGGCGCCGATCAGTTCATCGGCGAAATCGATCACCGCGTTTTCGAGGAACGGCAGCGACACCCGGTCGACCACCACCTTTTGCCCGTTGCCCTCGAGCACGAGGTCCCCATCGCCCGGTGCGTCCAGCACGATGTCATACTGAAACCCCGAGCAGCCGCCGCCTTCGACGGCGACGCGCAGGGCCTGGCCCTGTTCGGCGGCCCCGATCTCGGCCAGCCGTTGAAAGGCGCGGTCGGTGACTTTCGGCGGCAGGTTCATCGTGGGATCCTTGCTGGTTCAATGCGCGGTTTCAAAGCCCCGCGCCCTGCAATATAGAAATTGCGAGGACCGGGGACAAGGAATTGACGGGTCATGAAGGCATCATTTGCGACCGATCCGGCGCGCAGCCGCGGGCGGCTGGTGCCCGAAGAGGAAAGCAGCTTCAGATCCTGCTTCCAGCGTGACCGCGACCGGATCATCCATGCCGGCGCCTTTCGGCGGCTCAAGCACAAGACGCAGGTCTTCGTCGAACACGAGGGTGATCTGTTCCGCACCCGGCTGACCCATTCGATCGAGGTGGCGCAGGTGGCGCGGACCATTTCGGGTGCGCTGGGCCTGAACCCGGAACTGACCGAGGCGGTGGCGCTGGCTCATGATCTGGGCCACACCCCGTTCGGGCATACCGGCGAGGACGCGCTGCATGCGCTGATGGTGCCCCATGGCGGGTTCGACCACAACGCGCAGGCGATCCGCATCGTCACCGCGCTGGAACGGCATTATGCCGAGTTCGACGGCCTGAACCTGACCTGGGAAACGCTCGAAGGCATCGCCAAGCACAATGGTCCGGTCACCGGTGACCTGCCCTGGGCGCTGGCCGAATGCAATGCGGCATTCGACCTGGAACTGCACAGCCATGCCGGCCCCGAGGCGCAGGTGGCGGCGTTGTCGGATGACATCGCCTACAACAATCACGACCTGCATGACGGGTTGCGCGCCGGGCTGTTCACCGATGACGAGATCGCGGCGCTGCCCATCGTCGATGCCGCATTTGACGCGGTCGACACCGCCTATCCGGGGCTGGACAGATCACGCCGCCGGCACGAGGCGCTGAGGCGGGTGTTCGGGGTGATGGTGTCGGATGTGATCGACACCTCGCGCGCGCAGCTCGACGCGTCGGGCGCGCGCAGCGTCGAGGATCTGCGCCTGCTGGGCCGTCCGGTCATTGCCTTTTCCGATCCGCTGCTGGCCAGGCTGCGCGAAATCCGCGGGTTCCTGTTCACGCGCATGTATCGCGCGCCCTCGGTGATGAAGATCCGGGCCGAGGTCACGCAGGTGATCGAGGACCTGTTCCCGCTCTACCTGTCGCGGCCCGAACTGTTGCCGGGCCAGTGGCAGGCCGAGATCGCCGCGGTGGCGGATGAAACCGCGCTGGCGCGGATCGTGTCGGACTACATCGCCGGCATGACCGACCGCTTCGCGCTGCAGGAACACGCCCGGCTGATGGGCGGGGCATAGCCGCCCGCGCCGGTCCGGTCGGTCACAAGCCGCGTTGACCATGTTCGCGAGAATGTTAAACGCAGGGTCGACAAAGGAAAGCGACGTGATGAACCTCTTTGCAGAAATCCGCGGCCTCGTCATTGACGCGCTGGGCCGGATGCAATCCGAAGGCGCGCTGCCCGGGGGGCTGGCCTTCGACAATGTGGCGGTCGAACCGCCGCGCGATGCCGCGCATGGCGACATGGCGACCAACGCGGCGATGGTGCTGGCGAAACCCGCGGGCATGAAACCGCGCGACATCGCCGCCGCGCTGGCGCGGGAGTTGTCGGCGGATGACCGCATCGACAGCGCCGACGTGGCCGGGCCGGGGTTTCTCAACCTGCGGCTGGCCCCGTCGGTCTGGCAGGGCGTGATCGGTGCGGTTCTGGCCCGGGGCGACGGCTTTGGCCGGTCGGACATGGGGCAGGGGCGGCGCGTCAACGTCGAATATGTCAGCGCCAACCCCACCGGACCGTTGCATGTGGGGCACACGCGGGGGGCGGTGTTCGGCGACGCGCTGGCCAGCCTTCTGGCCTATGCGGGCCATGACGTGACCCGTGAATATTACATCAACGACGGCGGGGCGCAGGTCGATGTGCTCGCCCGGTCGGTCTATCTGCGCTATCTCGAAGCGCATGGGCACCAGGTCGCCTTCGAAGACGGCACCTATCCCGGCGACTATCTGGTGCCGGTGGGACAGGCGCTCAAGGACAAGGTGGGCGATGCCTGGGTGGACCAGCCCGAAGAGGTCTGGCTGGCCGAGGCGCGTGTCTTTGCCACCGGGGCGATGATGGACCTGATCCGCGCCGATCTCGCCGCGCTGGGCGTCGAGATGGACGTGTTCTTCTCGGAAAAATCGCTCTATGGCACCGGGCG
This is a stretch of genomic DNA from Pukyongiella litopenaei. It encodes these proteins:
- a CDS encoding deoxyguanosinetriphosphate triphosphohydrolase, giving the protein MKASFATDPARSRGRLVPEEESSFRSCFQRDRDRIIHAGAFRRLKHKTQVFVEHEGDLFRTRLTHSIEVAQVARTISGALGLNPELTEAVALAHDLGHTPFGHTGEDALHALMVPHGGFDHNAQAIRIVTALERHYAEFDGLNLTWETLEGIAKHNGPVTGDLPWALAECNAAFDLELHSHAGPEAQVAALSDDIAYNNHDLHDGLRAGLFTDDEIAALPIVDAAFDAVDTAYPGLDRSRRRHEALRRVFGVMVSDVIDTSRAQLDASGARSVEDLRLLGRPVIAFSDPLLARLREIRGFLFTRMYRAPSVMKIRAEVTQVIEDLFPLYLSRPELLPGQWQAEIAAVADETALARIVSDYIAGMTDRFALQEHARLMGGA
- the xth gene encoding exodeoxyribonuclease III, translated to MKIATFNINGIKARAQALPAWLDDAQPDVVLLQEIKSVDEAFPRDIFEDRGYNVETHGQKGFNGVAILSKLPLEDVRRGLPGDDSDEQARWIEATVVGTRALRVCGLYLPNGNPAPGPKYDYKLAWMERLRHRARDLLASEEPALMAGDYNIIPQPEDAARPEAWHKDALFLPQSRAAYWRIVNLGFTDAFRACQPAPGHYSFWDYQAGAWNRNDGIRIDHLLLTPQAADLLRDCRIDAEIRGYEKPSDHVPVWIDLDI
- a CDS encoding HesB/IscA family protein, whose translation is MNLPPKVTDRAFQRLAEIGAAEQGQALRVAVEGGGCSGFQYDIVLDAPGDGDLVLEGNGQKVVVDRVSLPFLENAVIDFADELIGARFVIENPNATSSCGCGTSFSM
- a CDS encoding FAD-dependent monooxygenase; this translates as MKLDGQSTLVLGGGIAGLAAALCLRRFGADVTVLEQAPEISEVGAGLQISPNGVAVLRALGLEAALARDAVRARAVVLRDYARTGEVLRLDLARLASGQGYYFVHRADLIDLLAGAAREAGVEIRLLQQVQRVEAGPDPVVHLPGGVTMTADLVVGADGVHSCARGALGNATDLFFTGQAAWRAVVAAAPGQPAEATVHMGPGRHLVSYPLRGGTLVNIVAVEERASWVAEGWHHRDDPENLRAAFADFSGPAAELLGRVDDVGHWGLFRHPVAELWHEGRLAILGDAAHPTLPFMAQGANMALEDAWVLADSLSRAGTMELGLAAYQARRRDRVVRVVAAASGNAWKYHLRSAPVRGAAHLALKLGGALAPGRMVHQFNWIYGHDVTA